DNA from Kitasatospora acidiphila:
CGGCCGTGGCCAGCAGCCCGTTGGCGGTGGGCCGGGGCCGCTCCTGGGGATCCACCGGGTCGACCGCGAAGTCCAGCAGCCGGTGCCGGCGCACCGCCCAGCAGAGCCGCTCGGCCACCTTGGCCGCCCCCGCCGCACCGGTGTCCGGCAGCACCACCAGGAACTCGGTGCCGCCGACCAGCCCGAGCACATCGGTGCGCCGCACCTCGACGGTGAGCCGCTGGGCCAGGTCGCGCAGCACCGCCCGGGCCCGGTCCCGGCCGTGCTCGGCGGTGACCGCCTCGAACCCGTCGACCTCCAGCAGCACCACGGCCAGCTCCGGCCCCCGCTCCCCCGGCTTCTGGCGGCGGGCCCGGCGCTCCACCTCGCGCTCCAGGGTCTGCTGCAGATGGCGGTGGTTCCACACCCCGGTGACCGGGTCGCGGGCCGCCAGCCGGGCCAGCTCGTCGCACCGCTCCTGGAGTTCGGCCAACCGCCGGCGCAGCCCCGAGGCCTCGCCCGCGGCGGCCTGCCGCAGCCGCCGCAGCCGGGCCCACAGCACCCCGCCGATCCCGGCGGACACCACGCTGAGCAGGACGAGCGCAGGCATCAGGAGGGACATGGGGGACATGGGACTCCATGGGGGCGGGCTGGGGGAGGATCGGAGCCGTGTCCGACGATCTCTTGTACAACGAGAAGGCCGCGCTGCGGTCACGGCTGCTCGCCGCCCGGCGCGCGCTGTCCCCCGAACGGCGGTCGACGGCGGCCGCGGCACTCGCCGAGCGGGCGCTGACCCTGCTGCCGGCGGGCGCCGTGGTGGCGGCCTACGTCTCGGTGGGCGCGGAGCCCGGCACCCGCCCGCTGCTCGACCTGCTGCACGAGCACGGCACCCGGGTGCTGCTGCCGGTGCTGCTGCCGGACAACGACCTGGACTGGGCCGCCTACCAGGGCCCGGACCGGCTCGCCCCGGCGGCGCGCGGCCTGCTGGAGCCGACCGGCGAGCGGCTGGGCCCGGACGCGGTCACCGGGGCCGGCGTGGTGCTGCTGCCCGGCCTGGCGGTGGACCGGCGCGGGCTGCGACTGGGCCGTGGCGGCGGCTCCTACGACCGGGTGCTGGCCCGGCTGGCCGCCGCCGGCGCCACCCCGCTGCTGGCCACCCTGCTCTATCCGGACGAGCTGCTGGACCGGGTGCCCGCCGAGCCGCACGACCGGCCGGTGCACGCCGTGGTGACCCCGGAGGGCGTGCACCGGTTCTGAAAGCGAGGGCACCAAAGCCGAAGGGCCCGCCCTGACGGTGCGTCAGGGCGGGCCCGGGGTCCGGCGGTCAGGGTTGCAGGGTCAGGGTGTTCTTGGTCGCCTGGTCCACCGCTTGGCCGGAGTACGCCCAGGTCAGCATCTTGCCCTGGGCCCACAGGCCGGTCTGGTCGTCGTAGTTGTCGTTGAAGGCGTGCCCCGACTCGCCGCCCACGTTGATCCAGCGGGAGGCGTTGAAGTCGTTCAGGTCGACCACCATCCGCATCGACGGGATCCAGTCCACGTCGTAGCCGGCCGCGGCGGTCCAGCCGGTGGCGTCGACCGCCGCCGAGCCGCCGGACATCTGGTACGGCCCGCGGTTGAGCAGCCGGTGCACCAGCCCCGAGGCGATCGAGGAGTTGTCGGTGCCCAGGGTCTGCTCGTTGAGGGTCAGCTGGTGCAGCCGGCCCCAGCTCCAGGTGGAGATGTCCTTGCCGAGGTGGGCGGTGAGGTCCTGGCGGGCGTCCTTCATCGCCTCCTTCAGCAGGTTGTCCAGGCCGTGCTGCTGCACGTGGTTGGAGTCGACGTAGTCCCACCACGGGCTGTTCGGGTTGGCCAGCTGCTGCCGGACGACCTCCATCCAGCGGTCGCCGCCGTCGGGCTGGGCCTGGCTGGGCTTGCGGGTGCCGCACTGGGTGACGATCTTCGTCTCACCGCCGAGCGAGCCGGCCGGCTGGTTGGCGTCCACCTTCTGTGCGACCAGCAGGCAGTCACCCTGGGCGCGCACCGAGGCCGGGAACTTCTGCCCGAACGACAGGGTGAGCAGCTGGCGCCAGACGCCGTTGTAGTAGGCGGCGGCGGCCGAGTCGGCGTCCTGGTTGTAGTTCCAGTCCTTCAGCAGGTCCTGGGCCTGGCGCACGTACGGGTCGGTGATCTGCTCCTTGAGCAGCATCGGGACCAGGGTCTTGGCCATCACGCTGGCGTTGTCCAGCTGCATCGACTGCATGTCGTCCGGCGAGATCTTGCCGCCGTTGGCCAGCCGGGCCTGGATCTGGTCGGTGATCTCCTTGGCCCGGGTGCCGTACTCCCAGTCGTTGGTGATCAGCGGCTTGTAGCTCTGGTCGGCCACCGGCTGGTTGGCGGTGACGATGTAGCCGGACGGCGGGTCCTCCACCCAGGGCAGGCTCTTGAAGTCCAGGTAGGCCTTCCAGTCGTAGCTGGAGTCCCAGCCCGGGGCCGGGTAGCGGCCGTCGCCCTTGCCGCGGACCGGGATCACGCCCGGCGCCTGGTAGCCGATGTGGTTCTGGGTGTCGGCGTAGATCAGGTTCTGCGCGGGGACGGCGAAGTCCTTGGCCGCGGCGCGGAACGAGGTGAAGTCGGTGGCCTTGTCGAACTCGAAGACCGCGTCCATGGTCTTGCCCGGCGTCAGCGCCGTCCAGCACAGCGACACGCCGTAGCCCGTGGTGCCGCGGTCCGGCGCCGAGTTGCCGACCGGCGCGTAGGTGCCGACGTTCTGCTCCTCCGTGCTCTGGTCGGAGATCAGCGGGCACTGGCCGAGTCCGTTGCTGGTGGAGCGCACGGTGATGGTGCGGTCCGCCCCGCCGGCGACCTTGATGGTCTCCTGGCGGGTGGCGAACTTCTGGTCCTGGTTGTCCTTCAGGTAGGTGTCGGGACCGGTGATCTTCTCCAGGTAGAGGTCGGCCACATCGGCGCCCATGTTGGTGAAGCCCCAGCTGATCGACTGGTTGTGTCCGATGATCACGCCCGGCATGCCGGCGAAGGTGAAGCCCGTCGTGTCGTACTGGCAGCTCGGGCTGACGGTCCGGCAGTGCAGGCCCATCTGGTACCAGACGTTCGGCAGGCCGGGGCCCAGGTGCGGGTCGTTGGCCAGCAGCGGCTTGCCGCTGACGGTGTGGCTGCCGGAGACCACCCAGGAGTTGGAGCCGATGCCCTGCCCCTGCGGGCCGAGCAGCTGCGGCAGCTTGCCCATCTTGCCGGAGACGTCCTGCAGGCCCTTGGTGACCGCCGAGCTCTGCTGGACCGCGCCGGTGGTGCCGGCGGCCGTCGCCGGCTTGTAGGTGCCGTCCGCGCTGACCGTGCCGCCCTGCGTGATGGTGGGGTTCCGGTCGTACGGGTAGTCCGGGTAGAGCTGGTTGATCTGGTCCGGGGTGAAGGTCTGGCTCAGCAGCGAGCGGTCGATCTCGTCCTGCACGTTGCCCGAGAGGTTCCAGGCCATCGCCTTCAGCCAGGAGACCGAGTCCACCGGGGTCCACTGCTCCGGCTTGTAGCCGCTGTTGACGGTGCCGAGCAGCGCGTACTCCAGCGAGGCGCTGGCCCCGCCGGGGTGCTTGGACAGCCAGTCGTTCACGCCGTCCGAGTAGGCCTGCAGGTACTTCTTGGTCTCCGGGGTGAGGACGGTGTCGTACTCCTTCTGCGCCACCTCGCGCCAGCCCATGGTGCGGACGAACGCATCGGTGTCGACCTGGCTGGAGCCGAACATCTCGGAGAGCCGGCCGGCCGTGATGTGCCGGCGCACGTCCATCTCCCAGAACCGGTCCTGGGCCTGGACGTAGCCCTGGGCCTTGAACAGGTCCTCGGACGTGTCGGCGTAGATCTGCGGGATCCCCTGGGCGTCCCGCTTGACCTGGACCGAGCTGCTCAGACCGGGCACCTGGACCGTGCCGCTGACCTGCGGGAACGAGGCCCGCACGGTATCCACCGCGTACCATCCGCCGGCCGACACACCGGCCACCAGCAGCACGACGAGCAATAGCACTAGCAGTCGGGCGCGCCGAAACTTCTTGGAGCGTCGCGAGCGGGGCATCTCGGTCCTAGGTGCAGGGAGCGGGGCAACGTAACCACAGGGACCCTACCCGGCGCGGGTGAGCCGCTCCGCCCGGGCTGGCCCGTGCGCCGCCGCGCGCCGACCCCCGTCAGAGACAGTGCAAAGATCGGGTAAAATGTTAGCCAGAGTAACGATCCCACGGCTGACCGTGTGTCACCCTGCCCCTCCACAGCCCCACCGGGCTCGTTCACCCCGTCGCCCACCACAGTGACCCTCCCCGCCCCCGCCCGTCACGGCTGCCGCCCGCAGCTCCCCTGACGGACGCCCGAGACGTCGAGGTGCCCCTGCGTGACCGTTGACCATCTGAACAAGCTGCTGCTCGAAGGCTCCGCGATCCTGCTGATCGCCGTCGTCGCCGTGCGCCTGGCCAGCAGATCCGGACTACCCAGCCTGCTGCTCTACCTGGGCATCGGCATGGCGATCGGCCAGAACGGACTGGGCGTCACCTTCGACAACGCCGAACTCACCCAGGTGCTGGGCTACGCCGCCCTGGTGGTCATCCTGGCCGAAGGCGGCCTGAAGACCAGCTGGCGCGAGATCAGACCGGTACTGCCGGCGGCCACCGCACTGGCCACCGTCGGCGTCGGGATCAGCGTCTTCGTCACCGCCGCCGGCGCCCACCTGCTGGTCGGCCTCGACTGGCGGCTGTCGCTGCTGCTCGGCGCGGTGGTCTCCTCCACCGACGCCGCCGCCGTCTTCTCGGTGCTGCGCACCGTGCCGCTGCCGGCCCGGCTCAGCGGCCTGCTGGAGGCCGAGTCCGGCTTCAACGACGCCCCCGTGGTCATCCTGGTCGTCGCCTTCGCCACCACCGGCCCGCTCGACTCCTGGTACGTGCTGCTCGGCACCATCCTCAT
Protein-coding regions in this window:
- a CDS encoding GGDEF domain-containing protein, which encodes MSLLMPALVLLSVVSAGIGGVLWARLRRLRQAAAGEASGLRRRLAELQERCDELARLAARDPVTGVWNHRHLQQTLEREVERRARRQKPGERGPELAVVLLEVDGFEAVTAEHGRDRARAVLRDLAQRLTVEVRRTDVLGLVGGTEFLVVLPDTGAAGAAKVAERLCWAVRRHRLLDFAVDPVDPQERPRPTANGLLATAGIAVLPDDGGHPVPLLRAADRALAAAKQQGPCRGAERVQDGTVVCRPVPLRAPAPSPALPAVSRPWSSPARFVVRSGPISPAVSTVLRLSKVNA
- a CDS encoding penicillin acylase family protein, whose amino-acid sequence is MPRSRRSKKFRRARLLVLLLVVLLVAGVSAGGWYAVDTVRASFPQVSGTVQVPGLSSSVQVKRDAQGIPQIYADTSEDLFKAQGYVQAQDRFWEMDVRRHITAGRLSEMFGSSQVDTDAFVRTMGWREVAQKEYDTVLTPETKKYLQAYSDGVNDWLSKHPGGASASLEYALLGTVNSGYKPEQWTPVDSVSWLKAMAWNLSGNVQDEIDRSLLSQTFTPDQINQLYPDYPYDRNPTITQGGTVSADGTYKPATAAGTTGAVQQSSAVTKGLQDVSGKMGKLPQLLGPQGQGIGSNSWVVSGSHTVSGKPLLANDPHLGPGLPNVWYQMGLHCRTVSPSCQYDTTGFTFAGMPGVIIGHNQSISWGFTNMGADVADLYLEKITGPDTYLKDNQDQKFATRQETIKVAGGADRTITVRSTSNGLGQCPLISDQSTEEQNVGTYAPVGNSAPDRGTTGYGVSLCWTALTPGKTMDAVFEFDKATDFTSFRAAAKDFAVPAQNLIYADTQNHIGYQAPGVIPVRGKGDGRYPAPGWDSSYDWKAYLDFKSLPWVEDPPSGYIVTANQPVADQSYKPLITNDWEYGTRAKEITDQIQARLANGGKISPDDMQSMQLDNASVMAKTLVPMLLKEQITDPYVRQAQDLLKDWNYNQDADSAAAAYYNGVWRQLLTLSFGQKFPASVRAQGDCLLVAQKVDANQPAGSLGGETKIVTQCGTRKPSQAQPDGGDRWMEVVRQQLANPNSPWWDYVDSNHVQQHGLDNLLKEAMKDARQDLTAHLGKDISTWSWGRLHQLTLNEQTLGTDNSSIASGLVHRLLNRGPYQMSGGSAAVDATGWTAAAGYDVDWIPSMRMVVDLNDFNASRWINVGGESGHAFNDNYDDQTGLWAQGKMLTWAYSGQAVDQATKNTLTLQP
- a CDS encoding 5-formyltetrahydrofolate cyclo-ligase, which gives rise to MSDDLLYNEKAALRSRLLAARRALSPERRSTAAAALAERALTLLPAGAVVAAYVSVGAEPGTRPLLDLLHEHGTRVLLPVLLPDNDLDWAAYQGPDRLAPAARGLLEPTGERLGPDAVTGAGVVLLPGLAVDRRGLRLGRGGGSYDRVLARLAAAGATPLLATLLYPDELLDRVPAEPHDRPVHAVVTPEGVHRF